In one window of Cytophagaceae bacterium ABcell3 DNA:
- a CDS encoding nucleoid-associated protein, protein MLDFTKAHLKNLCIHKIGNRVRNEDLVLSNDFTDISDTELNSLLKNFFLSSIPKEEHYQFSKEDGIVKLISAIFEEPQQLLPNSRLIAEHLYEISRHPKIKGGELCIAYFTDCVYEDELIDAIGIFKSENKQKFLKIYTAQGNIGINKDEGIDIHKLDKGCLIFNTFQEEGYIVNIIDKTNKADEASFWKDDFLGLSPIQDEYHNTQNYLKVCKDFISGKLKEEKELSRTDEIELLNQSFSFFQEKENFNMDEFNNEVIKEPEVIDAFKEHKKNYEEQKSIVIADEFAISPVAVKKSGKYIRSVLKLDSNFHIYIHGNKERIEKGYDEGKGMNFYKFYYEDEE, encoded by the coding sequence ATGCTTGACTTTACCAAAGCACATCTAAAAAATTTATGTATCCATAAAATTGGAAACAGGGTTCGAAACGAAGACCTGGTGCTTTCCAATGACTTTACAGACATAAGCGATACTGAACTCAATAGCCTCTTAAAGAACTTTTTTTTGTCCTCCATCCCCAAAGAGGAACATTACCAGTTCTCTAAAGAGGACGGTATTGTTAAGCTAATTTCTGCAATATTTGAGGAACCACAACAGTTGCTTCCTAACAGCAGGCTTATTGCTGAACACCTTTACGAAATTTCCAGGCATCCTAAAATTAAAGGTGGAGAGCTTTGCATTGCTTATTTTACAGATTGTGTATACGAAGATGAACTCATAGACGCCATCGGCATATTCAAATCTGAAAACAAACAGAAGTTCCTGAAAATATATACCGCACAAGGAAATATTGGCATAAATAAAGACGAAGGTATAGATATCCATAAATTGGACAAAGGCTGCCTTATTTTTAATACATTTCAAGAAGAAGGTTATATCGTAAATATTATTGACAAGACCAACAAAGCAGACGAGGCTTCTTTTTGGAAGGATGACTTCTTAGGCCTCTCCCCTATACAGGACGAATACCACAATACTCAAAACTATTTAAAAGTTTGCAAAGACTTTATAAGCGGCAAGCTCAAAGAAGAGAAAGAGCTTTCTAGAACTGATGAGATAGAGCTACTGAACCAGTCATTTTCTTTTTTCCAAGAAAAAGAAAATTTTAACATGGACGAGTTTAACAATGAAGTGATTAAGGAGCCGGAAGTGATAGACGCATTCAAAGAGCACAAAAAAAACTACGAAGAACAAAAATCCATTGTTATAGCAGACGAATTTGCAATCTCTCCTGTAGCAGTAAAAAAGTCAGGTAAATATATAAGAAGTGTGCTCAAATTGGACAGTAATTTCCATATTTATATTCACGGCAACAAAGAGCGCATAGAAAAAGGCTACGACGAAGGGAAAGGGATGAACTTTTACAAGTTCTATTACGAAGACGAAGAATAG
- the sucC gene encoding ADP-forming succinate--CoA ligase subunit beta, producing MNIHEYQGKELIKSYGVRIQEGITADTPEGAVEAAKKLNAQTGTEWYVVKAQIHAGGRGKGGGVKLAKNLDQVKEVSGNILGMNLVTKQTGAEGRLVRKVLIAQDVYYPGPSETKEFYLGILLDRALGRNVIIASTEGGMDIEEVAEQHPDKIFKEWVDPLTGLQPFQARKIAFKLGLEGDAFKEMVKFVTNLYRAYEGSDAAMVEINPALKTSDNKILAVDAKVGLDDNALFRHKELAELRDLNEEDPLEVEASESGLNYVKLDGNVGCMVNGAGLAMATMDIIKLSGGEPANFLDVGGGANAQTVEAGFRIILKDPNVKAILINVFGGIVRCDRVANGVVEAYKNIGDIKVPIIVRLQGTNAEEGAKIIEESGLKVFPAILLKDAATKVKEVLS from the coding sequence ATGAATATACACGAATACCAAGGAAAAGAGCTAATAAAGAGCTACGGAGTAAGAATTCAGGAAGGTATAACCGCTGACACACCCGAAGGTGCAGTAGAGGCCGCAAAAAAGTTAAATGCGCAAACTGGTACCGAATGGTATGTGGTAAAAGCTCAGATTCATGCAGGAGGAAGAGGAAAAGGTGGTGGTGTGAAGCTGGCCAAAAACCTTGACCAGGTAAAGGAGGTCTCAGGAAATATCCTAGGGATGAACCTTGTAACCAAGCAAACTGGAGCTGAAGGAAGACTTGTACGTAAAGTTCTTATTGCACAGGATGTATATTATCCAGGACCATCTGAGACAAAAGAGTTCTATTTAGGTATCCTTTTGGACAGGGCTCTTGGCAGAAACGTAATTATCGCAAGTACAGAAGGCGGTATGGATATTGAAGAGGTTGCAGAACAACACCCTGACAAGATCTTTAAAGAATGGGTAGACCCTCTTACTGGTCTTCAGCCTTTCCAAGCTAGGAAAATTGCTTTCAAACTAGGTCTAGAAGGCGATGCTTTCAAAGAAATGGTCAAGTTTGTAACCAACCTTTATAGGGCTTACGAAGGATCAGATGCTGCTATGGTAGAAATTAACCCAGCGCTTAAAACTTCTGACAATAAAATACTCGCGGTTGACGCAAAAGTAGGTCTTGACGACAATGCTCTTTTCCGTCACAAGGAGCTTGCAGAACTAAGAGACTTAAACGAAGAAGATCCATTAGAGGTAGAAGCTTCTGAATCTGGCCTTAACTATGTTAAGTTAGATGGAAATGTAGGCTGTATGGTTAATGGCGCAGGTTTAGCTATGGCAACCATGGATATAATCAAGCTGTCTGGTGGTGAGCCTGCAAACTTCCTTGATGTAGGAGGTGGAGCAAATGCTCAAACGGTAGAAGCTGGCTTCAGAATCATTCTTAAAGACCCTAATGTAAAGGCCATACTTATTAATGTATTTGGTGGTATTGTTAGATGTGACAGGGTTGCTAATGGAGTTGTAGAAGCTTATAAAAATATCGGCGACATTAAAGTACCGATTATTGTAAGGCTTCAGGGAACCAATGCTGAGGAAGGCGCGAAAATTATTGAAGAGTCTGGATTGAAAGTATTCCCTGCTATCTTGCTTAAAGATGCTGCTACTAAAGTAAAAGAAGTACTTAGCTAA
- a CDS encoding ABC transporter ATP-binding protein: MLNAKNIYKSYSDLQVLKGIDLEIKKGEVVSVTGASGAGKSTLLHILGTLDRPDSGELIIDGVDVSTISDRELAAFRNNSIGFVFQFHNLLPEFTALENVCMPGYIGKKDKEQVEQRGKELLVYFGLKDRLHHKPSQMSGGEQQRAAVARALINSPAIVFADEPSGNLDSKNAAELHKLFFDLRDQFGQTFVVVTHNEALAEITDRKLVMEDGKIIEQVRI, encoded by the coding sequence ATGCTGAACGCCAAAAACATTTATAAGTCATATAGTGATCTACAGGTGCTCAAAGGAATAGACCTGGAGATTAAAAAAGGAGAGGTGGTTTCTGTAACAGGTGCCTCGGGAGCTGGGAAAAGTACTCTTTTACATATTTTAGGCACTTTAGATAGGCCTGACAGTGGTGAGCTTATTATCGATGGTGTTGATGTTTCTACAATTTCGGATAGAGAGTTGGCTGCTTTTAGAAACAATTCGATTGGCTTTGTATTTCAATTTCATAATTTATTGCCAGAGTTCACAGCTTTAGAAAATGTGTGTATGCCTGGGTATATAGGCAAAAAGGATAAGGAGCAGGTGGAGCAAAGGGGCAAAGAGCTTCTTGTATACTTTGGGTTAAAGGACAGGTTGCACCATAAACCTTCACAAATGTCCGGCGGGGAGCAACAAAGAGCCGCTGTGGCCAGGGCGTTGATTAACTCACCTGCTATTGTTTTTGCAGATGAGCCAAGTGGTAATCTCGACTCTAAAAATGCAGCAGAGCTTCATAAGCTTTTTTTCGATTTAAGAGATCAGTTTGGGCAAACTTTTGTAGTTGTTACCCATAATGAGGCGCTTGCTGAGATTACAGACCGGAAGCTGGTGATGGAAGACGGTAAAATCATTGAACAAGTGCGTATATAA
- a CDS encoding sigma-70 family RNA polymerase sigma factor produces the protein MTNVEFNDLVYSASKSLKYPALKFTHNQSDANDLVQDTILKALKNKNKFKKGTNIKAWLYIIMKNTFISNYHKIEKRNNLVDPIDDDYALIVPSTITSNEGTSNVAMDEINKAINNLDKVFKEPFMMHFSGFKYEEIAQQLKIPMGTVKNRIHVARKILMQDLKDYKIR, from the coding sequence ATGACTAATGTAGAATTCAACGACCTCGTATATAGCGCTTCAAAATCTTTAAAATATCCTGCACTAAAGTTTACGCACAATCAATCTGATGCTAATGACCTTGTGCAGGATACGATTTTAAAAGCTTTAAAGAATAAAAATAAATTTAAGAAAGGTACTAACATTAAAGCATGGTTATATATAATCATGAAGAATACCTTTATAAGTAATTATCATAAAATTGAAAAGAGAAACAATCTTGTTGACCCAATAGATGATGATTACGCTTTGATAGTTCCAAGTACTATTACCAGCAATGAGGGTACTAGTAATGTGGCAATGGACGAAATCAATAAAGCTATCAATAACCTTGATAAGGTTTTCAAAGAACCATTTATGATGCACTTCTCTGGTTTTAAATATGAGGAGATCGCACAACAGCTTAAAATTCCTATGGGTACTGTTAAAAACCGTATACACGTAGCGAGAAAAATTCTTATGCAAGATCTTAAAGATTATAAGATAAGATAA
- a CDS encoding RNA polymerase sigma factor: MTAVEFNDMVYSASKSLKIPALKFTHNNNDANDLIQDTILKALRNRSKFKSGTNIKAWLYIIMKNTFISNYHKIDKRNTLVDPIDEGYNFNITSTISFNEGAANINTKEIFKAIKKLDKTFRVPFMMHYEGFKYNEIAEHLNIPMGTVKNRIHVARKTLMDCLREFK; encoded by the coding sequence ATGACAGCAGTTGAATTCAACGACATGGTTTATTCAGCATCAAAATCCCTTAAAATTCCTGCATTAAAGTTCACGCACAATAACAATGATGCAAATGACTTGATTCAGGATACTATTTTAAAAGCACTTCGGAACCGGTCTAAGTTTAAGAGTGGCACGAACATCAAGGCATGGTTATATATTATTATGAAAAACACCTTTATTAGCAACTACCATAAGATTGACAAAAGGAACACTTTGGTAGATCCTATTGATGAGGGGTATAACTTTAACATTACCAGTACTATATCTTTTAATGAAGGTGCTGCAAATATTAACACTAAAGAGATTTTTAAAGCAATTAAAAAGCTTGATAAAACATTTAGAGTGCCGTTTATGATGCACTATGAAGGATTTAAATACAATGAAATTGCCGAGCACCTGAATATTCCAATGGGTACGGTGAAGAATAGGATCCATGTGGCGCGGAAAACTTTAATGGACTGCTTGAGAGAGTTTAAATAA
- a CDS encoding ATP-dependent DNA helicase RecQ: protein MLTELLKKYWGYESFREPQEDIVQSVVDGNNVLALLPTGGGKSLCFQLPALAMDGTCIVISPLIALMKDQVEQLKKLNIPAGALYSGMHKRDISITLENCLQGYLKILYVSPERLQSEFFLRYVQNFRVSFVAVDEAHCISQWGYDFRPSYLEIASFLELLPSVPVIALTATATSKVQDDIIDKLALTNCKRFKNSFSRPNISFSCFNPDDKEGKIVEILNKVPGAAIVYVRNRKKAKELALLLNRKGISAGYYHAGLPVNEREGIQDRWLKDRFRVMVATNAFGMGINKPDVRVVVHYGPPEDPESYYQEAGRAGRDGRKSYAVLLYYQQEVQGLLDRIYQKFPPTDLIKRVYQSLGNFYRLAVGSGKDELFEFSFEEFVRIYKYPATETYHALKQLEKSGFIEFNESFYTPSRLHLTISEADLYKFRVENPQFDLMLKSMLRLYGGELFSGFTVVSETDIGKLSNLGEPMVKERLQFLHKTNVLIYQPVKDKPHILFTEARADMKGLALNIKEIEARKENELAKARAMQGYMTEMLVCRQQFILDYFDEEFEVGCGICDNCLQRKKSELAESEELKNELLKRLEQGSSSVKDLKQDYKTYSNDTIIASLRVLADAGQVYIKDNIVYHENDKPD, encoded by the coding sequence ATGCTTACAGAGTTATTGAAGAAATATTGGGGATATGAATCCTTTCGGGAACCCCAGGAAGATATTGTTCAAAGTGTTGTAGATGGCAATAATGTACTGGCTTTGCTTCCTACAGGTGGAGGAAAGTCTTTATGCTTTCAATTGCCTGCTCTTGCTATGGATGGTACATGTATCGTAATCAGCCCATTGATAGCGTTGATGAAGGATCAAGTAGAGCAGCTTAAGAAATTGAACATACCTGCCGGGGCTTTGTACTCTGGAATGCATAAAAGGGATATTTCTATTACGCTTGAGAATTGTCTTCAAGGTTACCTCAAGATCTTATATGTTTCTCCCGAAAGGCTTCAGTCTGAGTTTTTTTTAAGGTACGTGCAAAACTTCCGGGTATCTTTTGTCGCTGTTGATGAGGCCCATTGTATTTCCCAATGGGGCTATGACTTCCGGCCTTCTTATTTAGAGATTGCCTCTTTTTTAGAACTCTTGCCTTCGGTGCCTGTTATTGCGCTTACCGCTACTGCAACCTCTAAAGTTCAAGATGATATTATTGATAAGCTGGCCTTAACCAACTGCAAGCGTTTTAAAAACAGTTTTTCAAGACCCAATATTTCTTTTTCCTGCTTTAATCCTGATGATAAGGAAGGTAAAATTGTAGAAATTTTAAATAAAGTCCCTGGGGCTGCTATTGTATATGTGCGTAACCGCAAAAAGGCAAAGGAGCTTGCTCTTTTGCTAAATAGGAAAGGGATATCTGCCGGGTATTACCATGCCGGACTGCCAGTGAATGAAAGGGAAGGCATTCAGGATAGATGGCTTAAGGATAGATTTAGGGTGATGGTGGCTACCAATGCTTTTGGAATGGGCATTAATAAACCTGATGTAAGGGTAGTGGTACACTATGGCCCTCCTGAAGACCCAGAATCTTACTACCAAGAAGCGGGAAGGGCAGGGCGTGATGGCAGAAAATCTTATGCGGTTTTGCTTTATTACCAGCAAGAAGTACAAGGTCTTTTGGATCGGATTTACCAGAAATTCCCACCTACAGACCTCATAAAGAGGGTGTATCAAAGCTTAGGGAATTTTTATAGGTTGGCAGTAGGTTCTGGTAAGGATGAATTGTTCGAGTTTAGTTTTGAAGAGTTTGTCCGTATTTATAAATATCCAGCCACTGAAACTTACCATGCTTTAAAGCAACTGGAAAAATCAGGGTTTATCGAGTTTAATGAATCTTTTTATACACCTTCACGCTTACACTTGACTATTAGCGAAGCTGACTTGTATAAGTTTCGAGTTGAAAATCCTCAGTTTGACCTTATGCTAAAATCTATGCTTAGATTATATGGAGGCGAACTGTTTAGCGGGTTTACCGTTGTTTCTGAAACCGATATCGGCAAGCTTTCCAACTTGGGGGAACCAATGGTAAAAGAAAGACTTCAGTTTCTTCACAAAACAAATGTTCTTATCTATCAGCCTGTAAAAGACAAACCTCATATTTTGTTCACTGAAGCAAGGGCTGATATGAAAGGGTTGGCTTTAAATATAAAAGAGATAGAGGCGCGCAAAGAAAATGAGCTTGCCAAAGCTCGTGCTATGCAAGGTTATATGACGGAGATGTTGGTATGTCGTCAACAATTTATCCTTGATTATTTTGATGAAGAATTTGAAGTCGGATGTGGTATTTGTGATAACTGTTTACAGCGGAAGAAAAGCGAACTTGCAGAGTCCGAAGAGTTGAAAAATGAGTTACTTAAAAGATTAGAGCAAGGATCTTCGTCGGTAAAGGACTTGAAACAAGATTATAAAACCTACTCTAATGATACAATTATTGCTTCACTGAGGGTGTTGGCTGACGCTGGGCAAGTATATATCAAGGACAATATCGTATATCACGAAAATGACAAACCTGATTGA
- a CDS encoding ABC transporter permease produces MKDYQSFLPKHISQFLESAGALTRFTGKFFKEAFTPPHEWKEIFKQCYNLGVKSLSLVGISAFIIGMVLTIQAKPTMAEFGAVSFIPAMVSLSIIREIGPVLTALICAGKIGSGIGAELGSMKVTEQLDAMAVSGTRAFNYTVVTRVTATTFMIPVLVFYADIIGLMGSWFGMNIDSSMSLRLFLRQALGAVLFIDIVSATVKSFFFGLAIGIVGCYKGYNATKGTVGVGKAANSAVVVASLLVFILDMIAVQITQLFM; encoded by the coding sequence ATGAAAGATTATCAATCATTTTTACCCAAACATATTTCGCAATTTCTGGAATCGGCAGGAGCCCTGACACGGTTTACCGGGAAGTTTTTTAAAGAAGCTTTTACGCCTCCGCATGAGTGGAAGGAGATTTTTAAGCAGTGCTATAATTTAGGTGTAAAGTCCTTATCGCTTGTAGGTATTTCTGCTTTTATTATTGGCATGGTATTGACCATCCAAGCGAAGCCAACTATGGCAGAGTTTGGTGCGGTTTCTTTCATTCCTGCCATGGTTTCTCTTTCTATTATCCGTGAAATAGGGCCTGTGCTGACTGCATTGATATGTGCTGGAAAAATTGGTAGTGGTATTGGGGCTGAGCTTGGTTCTATGAAGGTCACAGAACAGCTTGATGCTATGGCTGTATCTGGCACAAGGGCTTTTAACTACACTGTGGTAACACGGGTCACAGCCACTACTTTCATGATTCCTGTTTTGGTTTTTTATGCAGATATCATAGGTCTTATGGGATCTTGGTTTGGAATGAACATAGATAGCTCTATGTCTTTGAGGTTGTTCCTGAGGCAAGCCCTAGGTGCTGTTCTTTTTATTGACATAGTTTCGGCCACTGTCAAATCATTTTTCTTTGGTTTAGCTATTGGGATAGTAGGGTGCTATAAAGGGTATAATGCAACAAAAGGTACTGTAGGGGTCGGTAAGGCTGCTAACTCCGCTGTGGTAGTGGCCTCTCTTCTGGTTTTTATCCTGGATATGATAGCTGTACAGATTACCCAATTATTTATGTAA
- a CDS encoding ATP-binding cassette domain-containing protein, producing the protein MSRKIVIEASNITKRFNDMKVLDGVSFNLYEKENLVILGRSGTGKSVLLKSIVGLIKPDNGTLKVLDKDVCCLSDRELMDIRRKVGFLFQGGALYDSMTVRENLEFPLVRKNASISKEELEEAIMDVLESVGLKNTVNKMPGELSGGMQKRIALARTLVLKPEIMLYDEPTTGLDPVTSQEISRLINKMREKYNMSSLVITHDMACAKSVGDRIFLLSEGRFQEEGDFESLRNSDNAYIKAFFH; encoded by the coding sequence ATGAGTAGGAAAATTGTAATTGAGGCATCTAACATAACAAAAAGGTTTAATGACATGAAAGTCTTAGATGGGGTTTCTTTCAATTTGTACGAAAAGGAGAACCTTGTCATATTAGGACGCTCTGGTACGGGGAAATCTGTTTTGCTTAAATCTATCGTAGGGCTGATCAAGCCTGATAATGGTACATTAAAAGTATTGGATAAAGATGTCTGCTGCCTTTCTGACCGTGAATTGATGGATATTAGACGAAAAGTGGGTTTTTTGTTTCAAGGTGGTGCATTATACGACTCAATGACTGTCAGGGAAAATCTTGAATTCCCGTTGGTTCGGAAAAATGCTAGTATTTCTAAAGAGGAGTTAGAAGAAGCTATTATGGATGTGTTGGAAAGTGTTGGTCTGAAGAATACAGTAAATAAAATGCCAGGGGAGCTTTCCGGTGGAATGCAAAAAAGAATTGCACTGGCCAGAACTTTGGTCTTAAAGCCTGAAATAATGTTGTATGATGAGCCAACAACTGGGCTTGATCCTGTAACAAGTCAGGAGATAAGTCGGTTAATTAATAAGATGAGGGAAAAGTATAATATGTCTTCCCTTGTTATTACGCACGATATGGCCTGTGCAAAATCGGTTGGGGACAGGATTTTTTTACTTAGCGAGGGTCGTTTTCAGGAAGAAGGCGATTTTGAAAGCCTTCGAAATTCCGATAATGCATACATTAAGGCTTTTTTTCATTAA
- a CDS encoding MlaD family protein yields the protein MSRNIRLGAFVIVGTLIFIGILYFLAQQRNLFGSTVNVKAYFHNVSGLQSGNNVQFSGINVGTVRSLDIEEGARVKVTMAISKEVAKYIRKDSKASIGSEGLMGNRIIVISSGSSDMPQIAENDEIKGEEPVAMEDIMNTFVETGANAKKITADLSEIMDKVKHGEGVLGMMVADTNFQDRLVNAFYSLEQSGKNLSQVSEDFSAISAKTRRGEGTLGKLLVDEEISGNLNVALDSLKSAGSKSAEATDNLVLFTEKLNNSRGPLGRLLTDTTMADTMDETLGKANESAEDLEVLVKRVRNSGLMNFLFGTRRND from the coding sequence ATGAGCAGGAATATAAGATTAGGGGCGTTTGTAATTGTTGGTACGCTAATATTTATAGGGATCCTATATTTTTTGGCGCAGCAGCGCAATCTTTTTGGGTCTACCGTGAATGTTAAAGCTTACTTTCACAATGTTAGTGGGCTTCAAAGTGGCAATAATGTACAATTTTCTGGCATTAATGTAGGAACGGTAAGAAGTTTGGATATTGAGGAAGGGGCAAGGGTAAAGGTTACTATGGCTATTTCTAAAGAAGTTGCCAAGTATATCAGAAAAGACAGTAAGGCCAGTATTGGTTCTGAAGGTTTAATGGGTAACCGTATCATCGTGATTTCATCAGGCAGCTCAGACATGCCTCAAATTGCCGAAAATGATGAAATTAAGGGCGAAGAGCCTGTGGCCATGGAAGATATCATGAACACTTTTGTGGAAACTGGTGCCAATGCCAAAAAAATTACTGCGGATCTTTCTGAAATTATGGACAAGGTTAAGCATGGGGAAGGTGTTTTAGGTATGATGGTGGCTGATACTAATTTTCAGGATCGGTTGGTAAATGCTTTTTACTCTTTGGAGCAATCTGGTAAAAATTTATCTCAGGTTTCAGAAGATTTTTCTGCCATAAGTGCTAAAACTAGACGAGGGGAGGGGACTTTGGGCAAATTGTTGGTAGATGAAGAAATTTCTGGAAACTTAAATGTTGCTCTGGATTCCTTAAAGTCCGCTGGAAGCAAGTCTGCTGAGGCTACGGATAACTTGGTTCTTTTTACAGAAAAACTCAACAACTCTAGAGGACCTTTAGGTAGGCTTTTAACGGATACTACCATGGCCGATACTATGGATGAAACCTTAGGAAAGGCCAATGAAAGTGCAGAGGATCTTGAAGTTCTGGTAAAGCGGGTTCGGAACAGTGGACTGATGAATTTTTTGTTCGGTACACGTAGGAATGATTGA
- a CDS encoding NFACT RNA binding domain-containing protein, producing the protein MHNNYFFIKNISSELGEILPGMQLAECFSQNKDELILIFTHQEKEFVIQAHLTSVFSVLNFPKEYFRAKKNTVNLFNELKNATVESVTQPEGERAFVINFHGYQLLFKLFGNRANIILFEQGTFCKMFKNSLRQDLNLDINSIGRVVDFDLTALPDVRTFIKQYPFLGKETAEYLTELGYDDADSNGRRSILQKVLDTLNQKHFYLINDDGQYHLSFFAHGEVAQEFTSAIEASSALYVHFFKYTWLNRQKQALESKLGQLIKKTEKYIENAYSKLIELEEKASPSQTADIIMANLHAIPPKAESVNLYDFYNDRHVDISLNPDMSPQKFASKLYQKAKNRPVELQSIRDNIAGGESRIQEYKNDLQLAKEAENYKSFNKIKKKYEREDPEKVSTTEGNFKTFEFMGFKILVGRNAANNDVLTQQYAAKNDLWLHARDVSGSHVVIRNKPGKPFPAPVIEKAASVAAFYSKRKTDSLCPVIVTEKKFVRKVKGAPTGAVKVEKEKVIMVEPAGLTHLSFRV; encoded by the coding sequence GTGCATAATAATTATTTTTTTATTAAAAATATCAGTAGTGAGCTGGGAGAAATATTGCCAGGGATGCAGCTTGCTGAGTGTTTTAGTCAGAACAAGGATGAGTTAATCCTGATTTTTACACATCAAGAGAAAGAGTTTGTGATTCAGGCGCATCTGACTTCTGTTTTTTCGGTTTTGAATTTCCCTAAAGAATATTTTAGAGCAAAGAAAAATACCGTTAACCTTTTTAATGAGCTTAAAAATGCGACGGTTGAGTCTGTTACGCAACCTGAAGGCGAGAGGGCTTTTGTAATAAACTTTCATGGTTATCAACTTTTGTTTAAGCTCTTTGGTAATCGTGCAAATATAATCTTGTTTGAACAGGGTACTTTTTGCAAAATGTTCAAGAATAGCCTTCGCCAAGACTTGAACTTGGATATTAATTCAATTGGTAGGGTGGTCGACTTTGATTTGACAGCCCTTCCAGATGTAAGGACGTTCATAAAGCAATACCCTTTTTTGGGCAAAGAAACTGCTGAGTATTTGACTGAACTTGGATATGATGATGCTGACAGTAATGGGCGTAGATCTATTTTGCAAAAAGTTCTAGATACTCTTAATCAAAAACATTTTTACTTGATTAATGACGATGGCCAGTATCATTTGTCCTTTTTTGCACATGGAGAGGTAGCTCAGGAATTTACTTCTGCCATTGAAGCTTCTTCTGCGCTGTATGTTCACTTTTTTAAGTATACCTGGCTAAACAGGCAAAAACAAGCATTGGAAAGTAAGCTGGGGCAGCTTATTAAGAAGACCGAAAAGTATATTGAAAATGCGTATTCAAAATTAATTGAGCTTGAAGAAAAGGCATCACCTTCACAAACGGCTGATATAATTATGGCTAATTTGCATGCCATTCCTCCCAAGGCTGAAAGCGTGAACCTATATGATTTTTACAATGACCGACATGTGGATATTTCCCTAAACCCAGACATGTCTCCTCAAAAGTTTGCCTCAAAGCTATATCAAAAAGCTAAAAACAGGCCTGTGGAGCTACAAAGCATACGTGATAATATAGCTGGGGGAGAAAGTCGTATTCAGGAATATAAAAACGATCTTCAGCTTGCAAAAGAGGCGGAAAACTATAAATCGTTCAATAAGATCAAGAAGAAATATGAAAGGGAAGATCCTGAAAAAGTAAGTACTACCGAAGGAAACTTTAAGACGTTCGAATTTATGGGTTTCAAAATTCTGGTAGGGAGAAATGCTGCCAATAATGATGTGTTGACTCAGCAATATGCTGCTAAAAATGATTTGTGGTTGCACGCTCGTGATGTTTCCGGTTCTCATGTAGTTATAAGAAATAAGCCTGGTAAACCATTTCCAGCACCAGTAATAGAAAAAGCGGCTTCTGTAGCAGCCTTTTATTCTAAGAGAAAAACAGACTCGCTGTGCCCTGTTATTGTTACAGAAAAGAAGTTTGTGAGAAAAGTAAAAGGGGCACCTACAGGCGCAGTCAAAGTTGAAAAGGAAAAGGTTATTATGGTAGAGCCTGCAGGGCTGACGCATTTAAGTTTCAGGGTGTAA